A region of Canis lupus familiaris isolate Mischka breed German Shepherd chromosome 38, alternate assembly UU_Cfam_GSD_1.0, whole genome shotgun sequence DNA encodes the following proteins:
- the PEA15 gene encoding astrocytic phosphoprotein PEA-15: MAEYGTLLQDLTNNITLEDLEQLKSACKEDIPSEKSEEITTGSAWFSFLESHNKLDKDNLSYIEHIFEISRRPDLLTMVVDYRTRVLKISEEDELDTKLTRIPSAKKYKDIIRQPSEEEIIKLAPPPKKA; encoded by the exons ATGGCCGAGTACGGGACCCTCCTGCAGGACCTGACCAACAACATCACCCTGGAGGACCTGGAGCAGCTCAAGTCGGCCTGCAAGGAGGACATCCCCAGCGAGAAGAGCGAGGAGATCACGACCGGCAGCGCCTGGTTCAGCTTCCTGGAGAGCCACAACAAGCTGGACAAAG atAACCTCTCGTACATCGAGCACATCTTTGAGATCTCCCGCCGCCCCGACCTCCTCACCATGGTGGTGGACTACAGAACCCGCGTCCTGAAGATCTCGGAGGAGGATGAGCTGGACACCAAGCTCACCCGGATCCCCAGTGCCAAGAAGTACAAAG ACATTATCCGGCAGCCCTCTGAGGAGGAGATCATCAAATTGGCTCCACCACCGAAGAAAGCCTGA
- the CASQ1 gene encoding calsequestrin-1 isoform X2, protein GALAVGEGGGEGRGSLGARPGGGTSGPAELSWPQKVILSPANRRDIFRWSQAGAGGASLGPAAPVPSPPPAPIPPPDPFTLGSVSGLSGTQQCPLSTALGRSPPRPHGKPLTQGLGPRARPRPSSGPGPPDPEPATSLRAADRMGARAAPGLPLALLLLLVLGPPRLGVQGEEGLEFPEYDGVDRVVNVNAKNYKNVFKKYEVLALLYHEPPEDDKASQRQFEMEELILELAAQVLEDKGVGFGLVDSEKDAAVAKKLGLTEEDSIYVFKGDEVIEYDGEFSADTLVEFLLDVLEDPVELIEGERELQAFENIEDEIKLIGYFKNKDSEHYKAFEDAAEEFHPYIPFFATFDSKVAKKLTLKLNEIDFYEAFMEEPVTIPDKPNSEEEIVSFVEEHRRSTLRKLKPESMYETWEDDMDGIHIVAFAEEADPDGFEFLETLKAVARDNTDNPDLSIIWIDPDDFPLLVPYWEKTFDIDLSAPQIGVVNVTDADSVWMEMDDEEDLPSAEELEDWLEDVLAGEINTEDDDEEEDDDDDDD, encoded by the exons GGAGCCCTGGCCGTCGGGGAAGGCGGAGGGGAGGGGCGCGGGAGCCTGGGGGCGAGGCCAGGAGGTGGGACATCGGGGCCTGCGGAGCTGTCCTGGCCTCAGAAGGTTATCCTGTCGCCTGCCAACCGCAGAGACATATTTAGATGGAGCCAGGCGGGGGCCGGTGGTGCCAGTTTGGGGCCTGCGGCTCCGgttccctccccgccccctgctcccatCCCTCCTCCTGACCCTTTCACTCTTGGCTCTGTCAGCGGCCTGTCCGGGACCCAGCAGTGTCCTCTGTCCACTGCCCTGGGccgctccccaccccgcccccacggCAAGCCCCTAACTCAGGGCTTAGGACCCAGGGCCCGGCCGCGACCCTCCTCTGGACCAGGACCCCCCGACCCTGAGCCCGCCACCTCCCTGCGCGCTGCAGACAGGATGGGGGCCAGAGCCGCGCCCGGCCTGCCGCTggcactgctgctgctgctggtgctcgggccacccaggctgggggtgcagggggaggaaggGCTGGAGTTCCCCGAGTACGACGGCGTGGACCGTGTGGTCAACGTCAACGCGAAGAACTACAAGAACGTGTTCAAGAAGTACGAGGTGCTGGCGCTGCTGTACCACGAGCCCCCCGAGGATGACAAGGCCTCGCAGAGACAGTTCGAGATGGAAGAGCTGATCCTGGAG TTAGCGGCCCAAGTCCTCGAAGACAAGGGCGTTGGCTTCGGGCTGGTGGACTCTGAGAAGGACGCAGCTGTGGCCAAGAAACTAG GACTCACGGAGGAGGACAGCATCTACGTGTTCAAGGGGGACGAAGTCATTGAGTACGACGGCGAGTTCTCTGCTGACACCCTGGTGGAGTTCCTGCTCGAC GTCCTGGAGGACCCCGTGGAATTGATCGAAGGCGAACGAGAGCTGCAGGCATTCGAGAACATCGAGGACGAGATCAAACTCATTGGCTACTTCAAGAACAAGGATTCAGAGC ATTACAAGGCCTTCGAGGACGCGGCGGAGGAGTTTCACCCCTACATCCCCTTCTTCGCCACTTTCGACAGCAAG GTGGCGAAGAAGCTGACGCTGAAGCTGAATGAGATCGACTTCTACGAGGCCTTCATGGAAGAGCCTGTGACCATCCCCGACAAGCCCAACAGCGAGGAGGAGATCGTCAGCTTCGTGGAGGAGCACAGGAG GTCCACCCTGAGGAAGCTGAAGCCCGAGAGCATGTATGAGACCTGG gaggaCGACATGGACGGGATTCACATCGTGGCCTTCGCCGAGGAGGCCGATCCCG ACGGCTTCGAGTTCCTGGAGACGCTCAAGGCCGTGGCCCGGGATAACACGGACAACCCGGACCTGAGCATCATCTGGATCGACCCTGACGACTTCCCCCTG CTGGTGCCATACTGGGAGAAGACGTTCGACATCGACCTGTCGGCCCCACAAATAGGAGTGGTCAACGTCACGGAC GCCGACAGTGTGTGGATGGAGATGGACGACGAGGAGGACCTGCCTTCCGCCGAGGAGCTGGAGGACTGGCTGGAGGACGTGCTGGCGGGCGAGATCAACACGGAGGACGACGACGAGGAGGAGGACGACGACGATGATGATGACTAG